One window of Desulfarculus baarsii DSM 2075 genomic DNA carries:
- a CDS encoding thioredoxin family protein, translated as MEIKVLGPGCPKCKQTYEVVNKAVAAVGVDATVQKVTGMMDIAAHGVMGTPAVVIDGQVKCVGKVPGQAEVEAWLRG; from the coding sequence ATGGAAATAAAGGTGTTGGGCCCTGGCTGCCCCAAGTGCAAGCAGACCTATGAGGTGGTGAACAAGGCCGTGGCCGCCGTGGGCGTGGACGCCACGGTGCAAAAGGTCACCGGCATGATGGACATCGCCGCCCACGGCGTGATGGGCACGCCGGCGGTGGTTATCGACGGCCAGGTCAAGTGCGTGGGCAAGGTTCCCGGCCAGGCCGAGGTGGAGGCCTGGCTGCGCGGCTGA
- a CDS encoding thioredoxin family protein, which produces MEDVRLIGIDGRQVGLRGLDQAVSEMADDWAARSDAEVGAELLRRLSPINYIPARARQAHERALAAHFRRALGGQVGQSGAPGLEVRILGLGCAQCHRLTQLAMRAAAELGLAADVEHVDDLRRIGQFGVIGAPALVINGRAVWVGSVPPYEKIKQWLAQGCERSGQPME; this is translated from the coding sequence ATGGAAGACGTGCGCCTGATAGGCATCGACGGCCGCCAAGTGGGCCTGCGAGGGCTGGACCAGGCCGTGAGCGAGATGGCCGACGACTGGGCCGCGCGCTCCGACGCCGAAGTGGGCGCGGAGCTGTTGCGCCGCCTGTCGCCGATCAATTACATCCCGGCCAGGGCCAGGCAGGCCCATGAGCGGGCCTTGGCGGCGCATTTCCGGCGGGCGCTGGGTGGCCAAGTCGGCCAGAGCGGCGCGCCCGGTTTGGAGGTGCGCATTCTGGGCCTGGGCTGCGCCCAATGCCATCGCCTGACCCAACTAGCCATGCGCGCCGCCGCCGAGCTGGGCTTGGCCGCCGATGTGGAGCATGTCGATGATTTGCGGCGCATCGGCCAGTTTGGCGTCATCGGCGCGCCGGCCCTGGTCATAAACGGCCGGGCGGTTTGGGTCGGCTCCGTGCCGCCCTATGAAAAAATCAAGCAGTGGCTGGCCCAAGGGTGCGAGCGCTCCGGCCAGCCGATGGAGTGA